One genomic region from Cucumis melo cultivar AY chromosome 9, USDA_Cmelo_AY_1.0, whole genome shotgun sequence encodes:
- the LOC103501653 gene encoding sulfate transporter 4.1, chloroplastic-like — protein sequence MEITYSSPSATSLSFSNSSMPTSGRPVKVIPLQHPTTTSSSAAGGFGAGNLVKSWTTKVKRMTWVHWMELLLPCSRWIRTYKWREYLQSDLLSGITIGIMLVPQAMSYAKLAGLRPIYGLYSGFLPLFVYAIFGSSRQLAVGPVALVSLLVSNVLGGIVNSSEELYTELAILLALMVGILECTMGLLRLGWLIRFISHSVISGFTTASAFVIGLSQVKYFLGYDVSRSSKIVPLIESIIAGADGFLWAPFIMGSAILAVLQIMKHLGKTRKHLRFLRVAGPLTAVVMGTTLTKILNLPSISLVGDIPQGLPTFSIPKRFEHVKSLIPTAFLITGVAILESVGIAKALAAKNGYELDSNQELFGLGVANVVGSFFSAYPTTGSFSRSAVNHESGAKTSLSQIVTGIVMGGALLFLTPLFEHIPQCALAAIVISAVITLVDYEEAIFLWRIDKKDFLLWVITAIATLFLGIEIGVLIGVGVSLAFVIHESANPHMAVLGRLPGTTVYRNVQQYPEAYTYNGIVVVRIDAPIYFANTSYIKDRLREYEVEVDQSTGRGPDVERVYFVIIEMAPVTYIDSSAVQALKDLYQEYKLRDIQVAISNPNRDVLLTFSRSGVVELIGKEWFFVRVHDAVQVCLQHVESLNETTKTSDSSPKDKSSFLQSLVKSRSEDLSVSQLESGFQKLPSFNETDPQLEPLLSRKP from the exons ATGGAGATAACATACTCATCACCTAGCGCCACCAGTCTTTCTTTCTCTAATTCCTCCATGCCTACCTCCGGCCGACCTGTTAAGGTCATTCCATTGCAGCATCCTACTACGACGTCGTCTTCTGCGGCTGGTGGCTTCGGCGCCGGTAATCTGGTGAAGTCATGGACGACGAAGGTTAAGCGGATGACTTGGGTTCACTGGATGGAGCTTCTCTTACCTTGTTCTCGTTGGATTAGAACTTACAAATGGCGGGAGTATTTACAGAGCGATCTCTTGTCTGGGATTACTATTGGTATCATGCTCGTTCCGCAG GCAATGTCTTATGCAAAACTAGCTGGGCTTCGACCAATATATGGACTTT ATTCAGGTTTTCTCCCTCTGTTTGTGTATGCAATATTTGGTTCTTCTCGTCAGCTTGCCGTTGGTCCAGTAGCATTGGTTTCTCTACTGGTTTCCAATGTCTTGGGTGGAATTGTCAATTCATCTGAGGAATTATATACTGAACTCGCTATATTATTGGCACTCATGGTTGGAATACTGGAATGCACAATGGGTCTCTTGAG ACTTGGATGGCTCATTCGCTTTATCAGCCACTCTGTAATCTCTGGATTTACTACAGCTTCTGCCTTTGTGATTGGATTATCCCAAGTGAAATACTTTCTGGGGTATGATGTATCAAGAAGTAGCAAAATCGTCCCTCTTATTGAGAGCATAATAGCTGGAGCAGACGGG TTCTTATGGGCACCTTTTATAATGGGATCAGCTATCCTTGCGGTACTCCAAATCATGAAGCATTTG GGAAAAACAAGGAAGCACTTACGGTTTCTCAGAGTTGCTGGTCCCCTTACAGCAGTTGTTATGGGCACAACTTTAACGAAAATATTAAATCTACCTTCCATTTCTTTG GTTGGAGACATTCCCCAAGGCCTTCCAACGTTTTCAATTCCTAAAAGATTTGAGCATGTGAAGTCGCTGATTCCAACTGCCTTTCTAATTACTGGAGTGGCTATATTG GAATCTGTTGGGATTGCGAAAGCATTAGCAGCCAAGAATGGGTATGAGTTAGACTCAAATCAGGAG TTATTTGGCCTTGGAGTAGCCAATGTTGTTGGCTCTTTTTTTTCTGCATATCCTACAACAG GTTCTTTTTCAAGATCAGCTGTGAACCATGAAAGTGGAGCAAAAACTAGCTTATCTCAGATTGTTACAGGAATCGTTATGGGTGGTGCCCTTCTTTTCTTGACTCCGCTGTTTGAGCACATACCTCAG TGTGCTTTGGCTGCGATTGTCATCTCTGCTGTAATAACTTTG GTGGATTACGAGGAAGCTATTTTTTTGTGGCGTATAGATAAGAAGGATTTTCTTCTTTGGGTGATAACTGCCATTGCTACTTTGTTCCTGGGTATTGAGATTGGTGTCTTAATTGGG GTGGGTGTTTCACTGGCCTTTGTCATTCACGAATCTGCAAATCCACATATGG CTGTATTGGGGCGTCTTCCCGGCACCACTGTGTATAGAAATGTTCAACAGTATCCTGAAGCATATACCTATAATGGGATTGTGGTTGTTCGAATTGATGCACCAATTTATTTTGCAAACACAAGTTACATCAAAGACAG GTTACGTGAATATGAAGTAGAAGTGGATCAATCTACTGGTCGTGGACCGGACGTTGAAAGAGTCTATTTCGTGATTATAGAGATGGCAC CTGTTACCTACATAGATTCAAGTGCTGTCCAAGCTCTAAAAGATTTGTATCAAGAGTACAAACTCCGTGATATTCAG GTTGCCATTTCCAATCCGAATCGAGATGTTCTGCTTACATTTTCAAGATCGGGCGTCGTCGAGCTTATTGGCAAGGAATGGTTTTTTGTGAGAGTTCATGATGCAGTTCAAGTTTGTCTTCAACATGTAGAGAGCTTAAATGAAACAACCAAAACATCAGATTCATCTCCTAAAGATAAATCAAGCTTTCTCCAAAGTTTAGTGAAGTCGAGAAGTGAGGATTTATCAGTGAGTCAATTAGAGTCGGGCTTCCAAAAGCTTCCAAGTTTCAATGAAACTGACCCTCAATTAGAACCTTTACTATCTCGAAAGCCTTGA